Proteins encoded together in one Mycobacterium sp. MS1601 window:
- a CDS encoding amidase, with the protein MELYELPLVDVAAKIEAKEVSPVEVTQSALDRLAATEPLLTAFVTVTADLALEQARLAEKEIAAGNYRGPLHGIPLAVKDLYNTAGVLTTSSSEQRANYVPDTDSASVARLYDAGMILIGKTHTHEFAYGATTPTTGNPWAPDRTPGGSSGGSGAAVGAGVVHVALGSDTGGSIRIPASLCGTVGLKPTYGRASRVGVASLSWSLDHVGPLSRNVTDSALVMSAMSGYDRRDPACVDTPVPDMVSGIAAGVAGKKIGIPVNYYNEQLDPEVAAAAESAAATLAGLGAELVEVTIPLAEHIISTEWAIMMPEAAAYHQDYLRNSPEKFTDEVRTLLETGAAELATDYVNALRLRTLIQAAWKDMFDSIDVLLAPTLVAPATLRSDPFITWPDGSKEAATPAYVRYSAPANVTGLPSLSVPAAFTAAGLPVGVQILGKPFAEPEILQVGFALEQNTDVVGKIAPVAA; encoded by the coding sequence ATGGAACTGTACGAACTCCCGCTCGTGGACGTCGCCGCCAAGATCGAAGCCAAGGAGGTGTCGCCGGTCGAGGTCACACAGTCGGCGCTGGACCGCCTGGCCGCCACCGAGCCGCTGTTGACGGCGTTTGTCACCGTCACCGCAGACCTGGCACTGGAGCAGGCGAGGCTCGCCGAGAAGGAGATCGCCGCCGGCAACTACCGCGGGCCGCTGCACGGCATCCCGCTGGCGGTCAAAGACCTCTACAACACCGCGGGCGTGCTCACCACCTCGAGCTCGGAGCAGCGCGCGAACTACGTTCCCGACACCGACTCGGCGTCGGTGGCCAGGCTGTACGACGCCGGGATGATCCTGATCGGTAAGACTCACACCCACGAGTTCGCTTACGGGGCAACCACTCCCACCACCGGAAACCCGTGGGCGCCGGACCGCACGCCCGGCGGTTCCAGCGGCGGTTCAGGTGCCGCAGTGGGGGCGGGTGTGGTGCACGTGGCGCTCGGCAGTGACACCGGCGGGTCCATTCGCATCCCCGCATCGCTGTGCGGCACCGTTGGGCTGAAGCCGACCTACGGCCGGGCTTCCCGTGTGGGCGTGGCGTCATTGTCGTGGTCGCTGGATCACGTCGGTCCGTTGAGTCGCAACGTGACCGACTCGGCCCTGGTGATGTCGGCGATGTCCGGATACGACCGCCGTGACCCGGCCTGTGTCGACACCCCGGTGCCGGACATGGTGAGTGGGATCGCCGCCGGTGTTGCGGGCAAGAAGATCGGCATTCCGGTCAACTACTACAACGAGCAGCTGGACCCCGAGGTCGCCGCGGCTGCCGAGTCCGCAGCCGCCACCCTGGCCGGCCTGGGTGCTGAACTGGTGGAGGTCACCATTCCGCTGGCCGAGCACATCATCTCGACCGAGTGGGCCATCATGATGCCCGAGGCCGCCGCCTATCACCAGGATTACCTGCGCAATTCGCCGGAGAAGTTCACCGACGAGGTGCGCACCCTGTTGGAGACCGGCGCTGCGGAACTGGCCACCGATTACGTCAACGCGTTGCGACTGCGCACCCTGATCCAAGCGGCCTGGAAGGACATGTTCGACTCGATCGACGTTCTGCTGGCGCCGACGCTGGTGGCTCCCGCCACGCTGCGGTCGGACCCGTTCATCACCTGGCCCGACGGCAGCAAGGAGGCCGCCACCCCGGCCTACGTCCGGTATTCGGCACCGGCCAACGTCACCGGGTTGCCGTCGCTGTCGGTGCCCGCCGCGTTCACCGCTGCCGGGCTGCCGGTCGGGGTGCAGATACTCGGAAAGCCCTTCGCAGAACCGGAAATCCTCCAGGTCGGGTTCGCACTGGAGCAGAACACCGACGTGGTCGGCAAGATCGCCCCCGTGGCGGCTTGA
- a CDS encoding ABC transporter permease, with amino-acid sequence MTRMIGSRLLSTLLVLFGVSLVVFLLLQMVPGDPAVTILGSGATADAVAALRTELGLDRALPVQFFDYLGGLLQGDLGRSLTVNAPVTDIMVPRFANTLILTGAALVLCIVIAVPLGVIAAHKQYSIFDRASMVISLAGASVPVYWFGLLLIGGFAVTLGWLPTSGMYNPRFPGGLPDLLAHLILPAIAAALVPLAVIARMTRSVMVDILSQDYIRTLRASGLSTTSVLWRHGLRNALPPIVNIIGLQVGYLLGGVVFVEVVFGWPGLGQQLYTSITQRDIPVVQAGVLFIALAFVIINLVADTAVGLLDPRTRRSA; translated from the coding sequence ATGACCCGCATGATCGGATCCCGGCTGTTGTCAACACTTCTGGTGTTGTTCGGCGTCAGCCTCGTGGTCTTCTTGCTGCTGCAGATGGTGCCGGGTGACCCCGCCGTCACCATCCTGGGCTCCGGAGCCACCGCGGATGCGGTGGCGGCCCTGCGCACCGAACTGGGGCTGGACCGTGCACTGCCTGTGCAGTTCTTCGACTACCTGGGCGGGCTGCTCCAGGGTGATCTGGGCAGGTCGCTGACTGTCAACGCGCCAGTCACCGACATCATGGTGCCCCGGTTCGCCAACACCTTGATCCTCACCGGCGCTGCTCTGGTGCTGTGCATCGTGATCGCCGTACCGCTGGGGGTGATCGCCGCGCACAAGCAGTACAGCATCTTCGATCGCGCCTCCATGGTGATCTCACTGGCCGGTGCCAGTGTGCCGGTGTACTGGTTCGGCCTGCTGCTGATCGGCGGCTTCGCCGTCACTCTGGGCTGGTTGCCGACCTCCGGTATGTACAACCCGCGATTCCCCGGCGGGCTGCCGGATCTCTTGGCGCACCTCATCCTTCCTGCCATCGCCGCGGCACTGGTGCCGTTGGCCGTGATCGCGCGCATGACCCGCAGCGTCATGGTCGACATCCTGTCGCAGGACTACATCCGCACCCTGCGCGCCTCGGGACTGTCCACCACCTCGGTGTTGTGGCGCCACGGACTGCGCAATGCGCTGCCGCCGATCGTCAACATCATCGGTCTGCAGGTCGGGTATCTGCTCGGTGGTGTGGTGTTCGTGGAAGTGGTGTTCGGCTGGCCGGGGCTCGGCCAGCAGCTCTACACCTCGATCACCCAGCGTGACATCCCGGTGGTGCAGGCCGGGGTGCTGTTCATCGCACTGGCCTTCGTGATCATCAACCTCGTCGCCGACACGGCCGTCGGCCTGCTCGATCCGCGGACCAGGAGGTCAGCATGA
- a CDS encoding response regulator transcription factor produces MTRARNETPDFASLATAMVSTDSEVRLRGTIDFLRVETGCDSFLLAYKAPKTKGFNLVKQVGYSDGVAEYLSSDIQSLPEFTKQFSDYTRITDWVDVPEFPESYSGSKVLRPEGFTNGFMMVLHDGAGEIVGMCQANMERPEFSARSRCMVETVRPLFTKYVTRMRARAKARLTPREQEILALLRGGLSNTEISERLFLSPRTVSTHVERVLRKLGVANRVAAAVHATELELVEPKSPVVQVPPQRGLSAY; encoded by the coding sequence ATGACTCGTGCCAGGAACGAGACACCTGACTTCGCATCGCTGGCCACCGCCATGGTGTCGACCGACAGTGAGGTGCGACTGCGCGGCACCATCGACTTCCTGCGCGTCGAGACCGGGTGTGACAGCTTTCTTCTCGCCTACAAGGCGCCGAAGACCAAGGGTTTCAACCTGGTCAAACAGGTCGGCTACTCCGACGGCGTGGCCGAGTACCTGAGCTCGGACATCCAGTCGTTGCCGGAGTTCACCAAGCAGTTCTCCGATTACACCAGGATCACCGACTGGGTGGACGTACCGGAGTTCCCCGAGTCGTACAGCGGCTCGAAAGTCCTGCGCCCTGAGGGTTTCACCAACGGCTTCATGATGGTGCTGCACGACGGTGCCGGCGAGATCGTCGGAATGTGCCAGGCCAACATGGAGCGACCGGAGTTCAGCGCCCGCAGCCGGTGCATGGTCGAGACCGTACGGCCGCTGTTCACCAAATACGTCACGCGGATGCGTGCCAGGGCCAAGGCCCGGCTGACACCGCGCGAACAGGAGATCCTGGCTCTGCTGCGCGGCGGACTGTCCAACACCGAGATCAGCGAGCGGCTGTTCCTGTCGCCCCGGACCGTCAGCACCCACGTCGAACGGGTACTGCGCAAACTCGGCGTGGCCAATCGGGTGGCGGCCGCCGTGCATGCCACCGAACTCGAACTCGTCGAACCCAAGAGCCCGGTGGTGCAGGTACCACCGCAACGGGGCTTGAGCGCCTACTGA
- a CDS encoding ABC transporter ATP-binding protein, which yields MKNILDVKNLSVDFHTDGGVVHAVKNVNISVREGGILGLVGESGSGKSVTSLAVLRLLGTSRAKITSGEILFRGENLLDKTDKQMRAIRGPHIGLVSQNALSALDPSFTVGAQLMEVIRLHQGVDKSTARAKALEVLELVAVPEPKRRMKAYPHELSGGQRQRVVIAIALSCRPELLLADEPTTALDATVQKQILNLLLDINRELGTSILLVTHDFGVVAHVCTDVTVMRRGDVLETGTVDQVLTKPEHPYTQGLMRAVPRLHLDASARKIPRAERRLFEFRGETQHVA from the coding sequence ATGAAGAACATCCTGGACGTGAAAAACCTCTCCGTCGACTTTCACACCGACGGCGGTGTGGTGCACGCGGTCAAGAACGTGAACATCTCGGTGCGCGAGGGCGGCATCCTCGGGCTGGTCGGCGAATCCGGATCGGGCAAGTCGGTGACGTCGCTGGCCGTGCTGCGGTTGCTGGGAACCTCGCGGGCCAAGATCACCAGCGGTGAGATCCTGTTCCGCGGGGAGAACCTGCTGGACAAGACCGACAAACAGATGCGGGCCATCCGCGGCCCGCACATCGGCCTGGTTTCGCAGAACGCGCTGTCGGCGCTGGACCCGTCCTTCACCGTCGGCGCCCAGCTGATGGAAGTGATCCGGCTGCACCAGGGTGTGGACAAGTCCACCGCCAGAGCCAAAGCGCTCGAAGTGCTGGAACTGGTGGCCGTTCCGGAGCCGAAGCGGCGGATGAAGGCCTACCCGCATGAACTCTCCGGTGGCCAGCGCCAGCGGGTGGTGATCGCAATCGCCCTGTCCTGCCGGCCGGAACTGCTGTTGGCCGACGAACCGACCACCGCGCTGGACGCGACCGTGCAGAAGCAGATCCTGAATCTTCTCCTGGACATCAACCGTGAGTTGGGTACCTCGATCCTGTTGGTCACCCACGACTTCGGCGTCGTCGCCCATGTCTGCACCGACGTCACGGTGATGCGTCGCGGTGACGTCCTGGAGACGGGCACCGTGGATCAGGTGCTCACCAAACCGGAGCATCCCTACACGCAGGGCCTGATGCGGGCGGTGCCCCGGCTGCACCTCGACGCCTCCGCCCGCAAGATCCCGCGCGCAGAGCGCCGGCTTTTCGAGTTCCGAGGGGAGACACAACATGTCGCTTGA
- a CDS encoding ABC transporter ATP-binding protein — protein MSLDNRLVRVKDLTKVFSVRGEDGKRSEFVAVDSMSFTITHGETFGLIGESGSGKTTTGRMVMGLEKATSGSVTFDGNELVGLSDLAMRRYRKRIQMVFQDSGSAFNPRRSVGAQIAYPLRLFRTCSAAEARTRTLELLDRVGMLPSHYDRYIHEFSGGQRQRLGIARALITDPDFVVLDEPTAALDVSVQAQILNLLKDLQRERKLTMLLITHNLALVEHMCEHAGVLDHGKLVESGPVDQLLTTPGTDITRKLVDAVLEPVLAVAN, from the coding sequence ATGTCGCTTGACAATCGTCTGGTGCGGGTCAAGGACCTCACGAAGGTCTTCTCGGTGCGCGGTGAGGACGGCAAGCGCTCCGAGTTCGTGGCCGTCGACTCGATGAGCTTCACCATCACCCACGGTGAGACCTTCGGCCTGATCGGCGAATCCGGTTCCGGCAAGACCACCACCGGACGCATGGTGATGGGGCTGGAGAAGGCCACCTCGGGTTCGGTGACGTTCGACGGGAACGAACTCGTCGGATTGTCCGATCTCGCCATGCGCCGCTACCGCAAACGGATCCAGATGGTGTTCCAGGATTCCGGTTCGGCATTCAACCCGCGTCGCAGCGTGGGCGCGCAGATCGCATACCCGCTCAGGCTGTTCCGCACCTGCTCGGCCGCCGAAGCACGGACCAGGACACTGGAGCTGCTGGACCGGGTGGGGATGCTGCCGTCACACTACGACCGCTACATCCACGAGTTCTCCGGCGGCCAGCGTCAGCGCTTGGGCATCGCCAGGGCACTGATCACCGACCCGGACTTCGTGGTGCTGGACGAGCCGACGGCCGCGCTGGATGTGTCGGTGCAGGCGCAGATCCTGAACCTGCTCAAAGACCTTCAGCGTGAACGGAAGTTGACCATGCTGCTGATCACACACAACTTGGCGCTCGTCGAGCACATGTGTGAACACGCAGGAGTGCTCGACCACGGCAAGCTGGTGGAGTCGGGTCCGGTGGATCAGCTGCTGACCACTCCGGGTACCGACATCACCCGCAAACTCGTCGACGCCGTGCTGGAACCCGTTCTGGCAGTGGCGAACTGA
- a CDS encoding urease accessory protein UreF → MADLGQLLSAIRFADSAFPSGGFAFSSGLEGSHRDGLVADEADVAGFAAEALEGRWHQCDRVLMRRAWAMGAVDEADELAEALAVMSVLRLASRRAGAATLGTFAAVLDGVAEYRSRVLAGTTPGHLPVAQAVCFRAAGLTLETAEAVAAWQVLSGITGAAVRLGIIGHLGAQRVTSASTPVMLDLLRREPRREPAMFTAFADIAAQRRGDGTRLFAS, encoded by the coding sequence ATGGCTGACCTGGGGCAGCTGCTGTCGGCAATTCGTTTTGCCGACAGTGCGTTTCCATCGGGCGGTTTCGCGTTCTCGTCGGGACTGGAGGGCTCACACCGCGACGGCCTGGTGGCTGACGAAGCCGACGTCGCGGGGTTTGCCGCCGAGGCACTGGAGGGCCGCTGGCATCAGTGCGACCGGGTGCTGATGCGCCGGGCATGGGCGATGGGCGCCGTGGACGAGGCCGACGAACTGGCTGAAGCGCTGGCCGTCATGTCGGTGCTGCGCCTGGCGTCGCGGCGCGCCGGGGCAGCCACCCTGGGTACGTTCGCCGCGGTGCTCGACGGGGTCGCCGAGTACCGGTCTCGGGTCCTGGCGGGCACCACCCCGGGCCATCTGCCGGTGGCGCAGGCCGTCTGTTTCCGGGCTGCCGGGCTGACTCTGGAGACGGCCGAGGCGGTTGCTGCTTGGCAGGTACTCTCCGGAATCACCGGTGCAGCAGTGCGTCTCGGCATCATCGGACACCTCGGAGCGCAACGGGTCACCTCGGCCTCGACACCGGTGATGCTGGACTTGTTGCGCCGGGAACCGCGCCGGGAACCGGCGATGTTCACCGCTTTTGCCGACATCGCCGCCCAGCGCCGCGGTGACGGCACCCGGTTGTTCGCGAGCTGA
- a CDS encoding ABC transporter permease — MSAVTQDVGADPAIGGVPPATTPDAPQPQWRLAIRAFSRDKWAVVSLIVLVVVALAAIFAPLLTPYSPVAGDPVNRLAGIGTDGHLLGLDGQGRDIWTRLLYGGRNSLTVAVVPVLVVFPLALMIGLFAGYQRSRAGEVLMRVLDVLFAFPLVLLAIALSAVLGAGLGNVMLAIGITLVPYMARVAYTATVQESSKDYVEAARAYGANPLLLMFRELMPNVVVQLLVYATTLCGLMIVVASGLSFLGVGVIPPTPDWGIMTADGKNVLLEGIYHVATIPGLLILVVSLAFNLIGDGVRDALDPRKQTS, encoded by the coding sequence ATGAGCGCAGTCACTCAGGACGTCGGAGCCGACCCCGCTATCGGAGGTGTCCCACCGGCGACAACACCTGATGCTCCACAACCGCAGTGGCGTTTGGCGATTCGGGCCTTCAGCCGCGACAAGTGGGCGGTGGTCTCGCTGATCGTCTTGGTGGTGGTGGCATTGGCGGCGATCTTCGCCCCACTGCTGACGCCCTACAGCCCGGTGGCCGGCGACCCGGTGAACCGGCTGGCCGGCATCGGAACCGATGGACACCTGCTGGGTCTCGACGGCCAGGGCCGCGACATCTGGACCAGACTGCTCTACGGCGGCCGGAACTCGCTGACGGTCGCGGTGGTCCCGGTGCTGGTGGTCTTCCCACTGGCCTTGATGATCGGGCTGTTCGCCGGCTACCAACGCAGCCGCGCCGGTGAGGTGCTGATGCGGGTCCTCGACGTGCTGTTCGCCTTTCCCCTGGTGCTGCTGGCCATCGCGCTGTCCGCCGTGCTCGGGGCGGGCCTGGGCAACGTGATGCTCGCGATCGGGATCACGCTGGTCCCGTACATGGCCCGCGTCGCCTACACCGCGACGGTGCAGGAGTCGTCCAAGGACTACGTGGAGGCGGCCCGCGCCTATGGGGCCAACCCGCTGCTGTTGATGTTCCGCGAACTGATGCCCAATGTGGTGGTGCAGCTGCTGGTCTACGCAACCACGTTGTGTGGCTTGATGATCGTGGTGGCCTCGGGTCTGAGCTTCCTGGGCGTCGGCGTCATCCCGCCCACTCCTGACTGGGGCATCATGACCGCCGACGGCAAGAACGTGCTCTTGGAAGGCATCTACCACGTCGCGACCATCCCCGGGCTGCTGATCCTGGTGGTGTCGTTGGCGTTCAACCTGATCGGCGACGGGGTGCGCGACGCGCTGGACCCCAGGAAGCAGACCAGCTGA
- a CDS encoding ABC transporter substrate-binding protein: MTAKRLLAVVVIVMLALTGCSRGPVETGNIMVIAIESEADILDPQVAGGWVSWRINRQIFEPLVDQDLTIPSSEATIPPLKPALAESWEVSDDGLDYTFHIRQGVRFHDGTPLNAEAVEYNIRRMWDEEAPQYSARAAGQTSFVWKFVDSVESADEYTLKIRLTQPFSEFLRMLTQGGNGSTAIMSPAALERYGDDIADHPVGTGPFKFVERIRGERIDLARNDDYWGKVPNIDGVVFRPLPDPSARTAALRSGDVDMIAVPNPDSIDNLVSEGYQLSEGIPPHTWYLSFNMKDQYTSIPEVRRAINLAVDREGMARDLLRGSVNPAYGVQAMSAGGYVERRDVYERDLDKARELLASVGLENGFQTTLITSTDGSGQIMPAQMAEFIQQNLAEIGIDVNIQTQEWISYLGVWARGMQEGVGMAQMSWGMTSPYWLYIVTSSELQAPNGPNVGYYDNPALDEAMDNAITALDPAEAEQFWKLANNIVSDDAALVPIVNDKAPYMLAPYVTGFVSASEEWYDLTEVRLEQ; encoded by the coding sequence ATGACAGCGAAACGACTACTCGCAGTGGTGGTGATCGTGATGCTCGCGCTCACCGGCTGTTCACGGGGGCCGGTGGAGACCGGGAACATCATGGTGATCGCCATCGAATCCGAGGCTGACATCCTTGATCCGCAGGTGGCGGGCGGTTGGGTGTCGTGGCGGATCAACCGGCAGATCTTCGAGCCGCTGGTGGACCAGGACCTCACCATCCCGTCCAGTGAGGCGACCATTCCGCCGCTCAAGCCCGCGCTGGCCGAGTCCTGGGAGGTGTCCGACGACGGGCTGGACTACACCTTCCACATCCGCCAGGGGGTGCGGTTTCACGACGGAACGCCGCTGAACGCCGAGGCTGTCGAGTACAACATCCGGCGGATGTGGGATGAGGAGGCGCCGCAGTACTCGGCCAGGGCGGCCGGTCAGACCAGCTTCGTGTGGAAGTTCGTCGACTCGGTGGAATCCGCCGACGAATACACCTTGAAAATTCGTCTGACCCAGCCATTTTCGGAGTTCCTGCGAATGCTGACCCAGGGCGGCAACGGTTCGACGGCTATCATGAGCCCGGCTGCGCTGGAGCGCTACGGAGATGACATCGCCGACCATCCGGTGGGCACCGGACCGTTCAAGTTCGTCGAGCGTATCCGTGGTGAGCGGATCGATCTCGCCCGCAACGACGACTACTGGGGCAAGGTGCCCAACATCGACGGCGTGGTGTTCCGGCCGCTACCGGATCCGTCGGCGCGCACCGCGGCGCTGCGCTCCGGCGACGTCGACATGATCGCAGTGCCCAACCCCGACAGCATCGACAACCTGGTCAGCGAGGGATATCAACTGTCGGAGGGTATTCCGCCGCACACCTGGTACCTGTCGTTCAACATGAAGGACCAGTACACCTCCATTCCCGAGGTCCGCAGGGCGATCAACCTGGCTGTCGACCGGGAGGGCATGGCGCGCGATCTCCTCCGCGGCTCCGTCAACCCCGCCTACGGGGTGCAGGCGATGTCCGCCGGCGGGTACGTCGAGCGCCGCGACGTCTACGAGCGCGACCTCGACAAGGCCAGGGAACTGCTGGCGTCGGTGGGACTGGAGAACGGCTTCCAAACCACTCTGATCACGTCGACGGACGGCTCGGGTCAGATCATGCCCGCGCAGATGGCCGAGTTCATCCAGCAGAACCTCGCCGAGATCGGTATCGACGTCAATATCCAGACCCAGGAATGGATCTCATATCTGGGAGTGTGGGCGCGGGGGATGCAAGAGGGGGTCGGCATGGCCCAGATGTCGTGGGGTATGACCAGCCCGTACTGGCTCTACATCGTCACGTCCTCGGAGCTGCAGGCCCCCAACGGCCCCAACGTCGGGTACTACGACAACCCGGCACTGGACGAGGCGATGGACAACGCGATCACCGCGCTGGATCCGGCCGAGGCCGAGCAGTTCTGGAAGCTGGCCAACAACATCGTCAGCGACGACGCCGCGCTGGTGCCCATCGTCAACGACAAGGCTCCGTACATGCTCGCCCCTTATGTCACCGGGTTCGTCTCGGCCAGCGAGGAGTGGTACGACCTGACGGAAGTGAGGCTCGAACAATGA
- the ureE gene encoding urease accessory protein UreE codes for MALQVLDRIVGWAGDRAVEEHLHELRHQHAVEYVHLDVHDLDRRRLRVTSDAGTDYAVVLPRDSELADGAVLLLESDRAVVVRAGAPQTLTLRATDLSAALRLGFLAGHLHWKVDQHDDVLVVHLEAPEADYLARVRELVDSGRVSHG; via the coding sequence ATGGCACTGCAGGTTCTGGATCGCATCGTCGGCTGGGCAGGAGATCGTGCGGTCGAGGAGCACCTGCACGAGCTGCGGCATCAGCATGCCGTGGAGTACGTGCACCTCGACGTCCACGATCTGGATCGCAGACGGTTGCGGGTGACCTCCGATGCCGGGACCGACTATGCGGTGGTACTGCCGCGCGACAGCGAATTGGCCGACGGTGCGGTGCTGTTGCTGGAATCAGACCGCGCCGTGGTGGTGCGGGCCGGCGCACCGCAGACACTGACCCTGCGGGCGACGGACCTGTCCGCCGCGCTACGCCTGGGATTCCTGGCCGGGCACCTGCACTGGAAGGTCGACCAGCACGACGACGTCCTGGTGGTTCACCTGGAAGCGCCGGAAGCCGATTACCTGGCCCGGGTCCGCGAGCTGGTGGACAGCGGCCGGGTGTCACATGGCTGA
- a CDS encoding amidase, translating into MTDTLLDTTAADPVESVRAALARIAATEDKIQAFAAVFADEALAVAQQQNDRGATGSLAGLPVVVKDIYDVGGYRTGNGSLGAPEHLAATDSEAVRRLRAAGAIILGKTTTHEYAYGVNTPPTRNPWSLDRIPGGSSGGTGAAVAAGVVTSGLGTDTGGSIRIPAALCGVVGHKPTYGMVSRRGVSALSSTLDHAGPLGRTVDDAVALLEVIAGHDPADPYSSAAAVPDFRAEFDRGLAGLTIGVAEPYFCDRLDPDVAEVFEAAVRTLESAGATIRAVEFGDVELSSDVVKVVCGVEAAAWHALQTGMSRDKFGADVQDALAVGAAYSGVDYLEGLRGRAAVIAGMSAMFDTGIDLLVSATIPMTAPPYGATDVPFGGQSTPILWAVNALTVPANVTGMPALTVPAGFGADGLPVGLQLMGRPGSDPGVLGAGRAFEALVGLADAVPDLKEK; encoded by the coding sequence ATGACCGACACACTGCTGGACACCACCGCCGCCGACCCGGTCGAATCGGTGCGTGCCGCGCTGGCCCGGATCGCGGCCACCGAGGACAAGATCCAGGCCTTCGCCGCTGTCTTCGCCGACGAGGCGCTGGCCGTGGCGCAGCAGCAGAACGACCGGGGAGCCACCGGATCCCTGGCAGGTCTTCCGGTGGTGGTCAAGGACATCTACGACGTCGGTGGCTACCGCACCGGCAACGGATCGCTGGGAGCCCCCGAGCATCTGGCAGCCACAGATTCCGAAGCGGTCCGGCGGCTGCGGGCAGCGGGGGCCATCATCCTGGGCAAGACCACCACCCACGAGTACGCCTACGGCGTCAACACCCCGCCGACCCGCAACCCATGGTCACTGGACCGCATTCCCGGCGGTTCCAGCGGCGGAACCGGAGCTGCCGTCGCGGCAGGAGTCGTCACCAGCGGGCTGGGTACCGACACCGGTGGATCCATCCGTATCCCGGCTGCACTGTGCGGTGTCGTCGGGCACAAACCGACCTACGGCATGGTGAGCCGACGCGGCGTCAGCGCCCTGAGCTCCACCCTGGACCACGCCGGGCCGCTGGGCCGCACCGTCGACGACGCGGTGGCCCTGCTGGAGGTCATCGCCGGACACGACCCGGCCGATCCCTACAGCAGCGCCGCCGCGGTACCCGACTTCCGCGCCGAATTCGACCGCGGACTGGCGGGTCTGACCATCGGTGTGGCCGAGCCCTACTTCTGCGATCGGCTGGATCCCGACGTGGCGGAGGTCTTCGAGGCCGCGGTGCGGACGCTGGAATCTGCCGGCGCCACCATCCGGGCCGTCGAATTCGGCGACGTGGAGCTGAGCTCCGATGTGGTGAAGGTGGTCTGCGGGGTCGAGGCCGCCGCCTGGCACGCCCTGCAGACCGGGATGAGCCGAGACAAGTTCGGTGCCGACGTGCAGGACGCTCTCGCCGTGGGCGCGGCGTACAGCGGCGTCGACTATCTGGAAGGACTGCGGGGCCGGGCCGCCGTGATCGCAGGGATGTCGGCGATGTTCGACACCGGCATCGACCTGCTGGTGTCGGCGACGATCCCGATGACCGCGCCGCCCTACGGAGCCACCGACGTGCCGTTCGGTGGGCAGAGCACACCGATCCTGTGGGCGGTCAATGCCCTGACCGTCCCGGCCAACGTCACCGGTATGCCCGCGCTGACCGTGCCCGCGGGCTTTGGCGCCGACGGGCTGCCGGTCGGCCTGCAACTGATGGGCAGGCCGGGATCGGACCCGGGCGTGCTGGGCGCCGGCCGTGCCTTCGAAGCACTCGTAGGACTTGCAGATGCCGTACCCGATCTCAAGGAGAAATGA